Below is a window of Ornithodoros turicata isolate Travis chromosome 7, ASM3712646v1, whole genome shotgun sequence DNA.
TGCTTTGCTGTTACATCTTCTGTCTTGCACCCCAGAATCAGGGATGTATACTCATTTCTAGGAACTCGTTCATGGTCTCAGGCCACACATCATGAGGTATGTATAGAAGTACACAAAAATGGATGCACTGCACATACTGTTACGAGTAAACTAGCATATATCCAGTCAATGGATGGTACTAGATGACAAGGTTGGTTTATGGAGTTGGAAAAGGACGCATTGTGAGACTGTTTGTGCTGTCTTCAGGCACAGAGAGTGAGCCCGATAACGCCGATGCCCCCTCACCTTGGAATGTTACCCCTTTACCTCTTGTGTAAATTGGTACCAATGAGGTAACACTGTGTAAGCACTCTTTTGTAGTTTGCATCTCTTCGAGGTACTGCTCGTGTCAAAACGCGATGTGTTCTACGCTTACTTTTCTGGATGGTACCCTTCATGAAAGCCATTTAAACTGATTACAACTAAACAGTTATTTGCGGTGATATGTGCAGTCATAAGTCTTACTGCAAGAGGAATACAATACCGTTCTACTGATCGCTTCACAGGCAATAGGGCAAAGAGGGAAACCAGAGAGCTGCGTACAGCTGACCAACTTTCATAGCGTATTACAGGAAACCCAATGACCGCAATTAATCCCTGTTGCAAGTAATTGGTAATGCACTTGGGGTTACCTTTAGCATTACTTTGCATGTTATCAGGCAGACTCTTGCCCTCTCACCATAAGAAAATTACTTGGTCCATGGTCAAATTCAGtccaccaatgctctgccctcgAGACGCTTGTCACCTTATCACGCGCGGTGATGGCACAtcccaataataataataaaaataaagttgtttctccaggttttcttttttcttttgtaaaacTACAGTTTCACAGAATGAACCAACAGGAAATTCCAACACGCAAATACGCattactgtgtctgagaactaCTCCGCTGTCGTACTTGTTGTCCGTGCTTCGAGGTTCCCTACTTCCCCATATTCTCTCATTTAGGAAACTGCCAATGCAGCACATTGAGAGTTAGAAAGTGTTTCGAAAACATTTCGATGGTAAATCAGTCAGCCATACGCATCATTGTGAAAAACTATAAACATGTTTACTAAAATTCCGTCCAGCATACAAAATGATTCAGTTCCTGTACACTAATTATGCCATCCCTCTTCCTCTGCCATGCTCTTGCATCTTTGCACCTTGCTTTCGAGGCCATCAGCTAATTCTGAAATAGAAGTGTGCCTTACGGATACCCTCACACAGCTTGGTTTGCGGTTACGTGCTACGACGTGCTGTAGCCACTGAAAAAGACACACTGATATCCACACGGCACAGGCATCGAGACAGCACACCAAATATTAAGACATTTTCGCCAACCACATATCCAGCAAGTACAGAAACTGCAAGAACTGTctagcacacacaaaaaaaaaacagtagctGGCACAGGTGTCGCATTTCTttatctctttttttaaattccatgttagtgctgtgtacagatgtggacagatggagagaggacggcaaGGAGGCGTGGGGGATATAGGGATAGTGCGTATCCtgtgaacttcgaaaattacaAATCCCTTGTGCCATAATGCCAcacttctttttcctttctttttttaactgaGACATTTTGCAACTACAGCGCTTCCCTTACTGACCTGAAATCACATTACTGAAATTCAATGATTCTCCAGCACCTGACAGAACAGTGTTACACGAAGTTCAAAATCTCAGAAACAGGTTCTGTTCAGTCTTTTTGCGAAGTggttcattccccacatccccaccagcaatggggtagattattgcctctggcgatggaactccccattcatcatctcaaaataagcttgcttgcttgcttgtttgtttgtttgttatgcTATCTCCATCAAGTTGCCCGCGTTTCAGTCACACTCAATGTGGCAAACAATCGCCGGATTTTTAACTACACTGGAGCAAGTATATGAAAGTATACAAATTTATGGTTTATGCACTAAATACCCAGGTGTCATACGGAACAGTAGGAAATAGAGTGGAAAGAGAGACGATGAGCAAACAGCAAGTTAGGAAgagtacagtagaacctcgttgACTCCAACTCTGGTATCTCAAAATATCGGTTAAGTTGAAGCTTTTTATGTCGCAGAATAAAACTCCAATACTAGCCATGTTTTTGGGACAGAATTCAGGTATCTCGAAATTTGGTCAGCGAATAtgaaaataagaataataataataataaaaaagacaGACAGACAGTCAGCCACACATTGCTGATTCTTGTAGCTGCCACCAGGCTTCGCTACGATCCTACGAGCGATCCTTGCATGGCTGCCCCCTGGGTTCTACAATGCAGCAGAGTTCGTGTACCTTCCTGTCATtttacaggggggggggggggggagatgacGGGTATTGCCCGGGGCAACGACGGCTGGGCAGACAGGTCCTGTGTACGTTTTGCAAGTATCGTTCTGTTTCTTTCGTTTTCACCAACGTGCCATGGGAGTGAGTGTCATCTTCCGTTACATTTCACTACCGGCTATCGGGAGCCTTCTAGACAGTGCGAGTGCATGAATCATTATGCAGATGGCGCAGCCCAAGCAGTGCAAAGCGTTGAAACTACGACAGAAGTGAACGCCAAGCGCACATTAATCGTGACTACTTTTGATCCAAAGTGATTTAGACCTTTTTTTAGACTTTAGACTTTTTAAGTGGTCATTTGGtgtaactcaattgcaaaagtAAGTTTCTTAAAGATGTACAATTGCTACACTGAAAATTTTGGAGACTGTTTACCTTaaatttctctctttttttgtatgtgtgtgtgacttAAAAGCTTTCAAGGGTCTACTGTACTGCACACGAAAATGTGGATGTAGTGCCAATACTGATACCTGTTATTCTATCTAGTCAAGTTTAGCCTTTGAGGCTGGCCACAGCTTTCCTAGCTGCATCGTCCAGGTCTAGAGCAGACGTGATGGGAAGACCACTGTTTTTCAGAATGAACTTGGCTTCTTCAACATTAGTCCCTGTTTCGGAAGAGTGGAACACTCATCACATACAGCACAGCATCCTCACTTTGCTCTTTCCAATTCGTCGTGCATACGTGGTCACTGCTTGCGATCACACTATGCATCACAGAAGgatacatagagcctgaagttttcgggaaatatttttttctaaattcggggggtaaaaatcgggtaaataaacatgcacactaaattcatgtgaattcgggtgaaaaaacttccagcatgctaaattcggggtgaaatcgggctcagttactctactaactgtagtggtttggtagaaatggtgatgtaactgaatttttctgccaaacaagtaaattaatgcattcctacagaccttcaattcggggaagaatcgggtaaaaccctaaaacttcaggctctaaggaTACATAATCTTTTATTACACTTACAATGtaatatatacattaaaaaaaaacggcatCTCACCTTCAAGACGTACAACTAATGGCACTTTGAGATTGATTGTCCTACAGGCATTGGTGATCCCATTGGCAATGGTGGCACAATTGACAATGCCACCAAAGATATTCACCAAAACAGCCTTTACCTAAAGAAACCGAAGGAACCAACGTGTGATGCAGAAAGCAAATTATGAGTCAGTTTCTGTAGCCTATATAAATGGAAATTCCAAGTTCGCATCTCTCTGAGGAACTGCTCGCGTCAAAACGCGATGTGTTCTACACTTACTTTCCTGGACGGTACCATCGATGAAAGCCATTTAAACTGATTACGCCTAAACAGTTATTCGCTGTGATATATGCAGTCTTAAGTCTCGCAGCAAGAGGCATACAGTACCATTCTACTGGTTGAAATGCTGCCATAAGAGTTTTGCGAGCTTTTTAGGAAATGTTATCAATGAACAGAACAAGTAGATAAAGTTTTCCCTACTTGGCATTGTTCTGGAAATTCCCTACTTATTGAGCCATTTATTTATTAGCACACATACCTGCGTAGGTTCACTATGAGTACACTAAAAAGCACATGAAAATGATTCACTAGAAAGGTATAGAATATGGAAAGGCATAATATTAGCATCGAAAGGACCTTTGCTATATTCATCAGCATTCAGTACCCAAATAACGGGCACAGGTTCCTCCTGAGGGGTACACAATATGTAGACTTTGTGGAATGTTAGTTCTTGGTTACAATTAATGGAAAggtactttgtgtgtgtgtgtgtgtttgtgtgttttttcatACCAAACTGCTTATTGCATCGTCAGACCTGGTATCGTGACTGTCTGCATGACATGGTCATACCATGACCATGTGCTTGGAGAAATAGATGCAGTAACTATTGATCCAAGTTATTGTTGTTTTACTGCAGCATAATTTTTAatgagagaaaaacaaaagtaCATACATTAATAAATCAATAACTTCAACAGGCATCCGTTTGCCTCAATCAACACTGCAGTCAGCACAGCTGCATTTTCACGCATTTgagaaagagaaaacaaaaaacagtgaTTTTTCACATACTGAACGAATGCTAGGGAACACACAGACAGAACGGACACAGGCCAAGCGTTCTGTTCGTGTGTTTGTTAGCGTTTGTTCAGTATGCTTGCtttcaaccaacacgctctttttgttttgtgtttacttgATTTTTTTACTGGCCCAAGTACACAAAGTGTAAACTCAAAGTGGGAACTGAACACATGTCGCGGGCAAAGTATAAAGAGGGAATAAGAGATCGAAATGTCATCTAACCCTTGGGTCCTCTGTGAGAATCTTGAACGCCTGAGTAACTTGGTCTTCTTTAACGTTTCCTCCAACATCCAGGAAGTTAGCGGGGCTCCCACCGTGCAACTGAATTATGTCCATAGTAGCCATTGCAAGGCCAGCACCATTTACTGAAAATAAAATTGACTGACCATAAATGCCCACCCTCACAACTGCCCTTTATGACCGAGCGAAATATGCCAGTCGGAACTTTCTTCCTGGGTACCCCTCGTCAGATGGGAGGAGAAGTGTCTAGCCGACTTACCAAGGCAAGCTATGTTGCCGTCCATGCCGATGTAATTGAGGTGGTGCTTTGCAGCCAACACCTCCCTGGGGTCACTCTCTGCAACGTCTTCCTGCTCAAAGATCTGCTCCTGCCTGAACGCGGCGTTGTCGTCGAAGTTGATCTTGGCGTCGAAGCACACCACTGTCAGAAGGAAAAGTTTGTTCCACACAGCAAGAAACGGCCAGTAAACTTTAGACTAGGCGGTTATTTAGATAAACAGATTAGGCGGCACATATCGGGAGAGACTTAATATTGCAACAAACTGCTGAATAGCTCTCCCTTGTTAGTACCCAGAGCTGTCGACAGGTTAAAGCTACATTCCACTGCAAGTTACGCGCAGATCCAATATGGCCTCACATGTGCACCACAATGTGCTGATATCTGTTCTACACCGGTTCCCCAGTGGGAGAAAATGAACCAGCATGAAATGAACACtaacggaaacaaaaatgaACGAAAACTGAAGGAACTTGGCAAACGGCAGTCcgcacgtgcacagttcctgtgactaccacgagatggcagcactaATGGGGGCGCCCGTTACTTGAATCGCATTTTTGTGTACGTGCAGCGTGCAATTTTAAGCAACTCCAAATTGCCAAGGAAGAAACGTTTACCTCGACCATCTGGTGTCTCCCCAAATGGATTCACCTCAACTTGTGTGGCATCTACTTTGATGAACAAATTGTACAGCTGCTTGATCTGCTCTGCTGCCTGAAAACAATGTACATAAGAAAGGAGTAAAAACAAATTGAATACTATATTCCGGATACGGTACATGGAAAAGCAACAGTTCCAAATAAGGTATTTGCACAAGAAAGGACAATACATTACTGACAGCACTGAAGTGGCAACTGAAATCAAGAGCAACCTGGAGGTAATTTGCAATCAATGCTACTGCATCAGTGAACAGTGAGGCCCCAAACATAGTGAAAGATGAAGTTAACATCAAGTCAAACATCAACTCGCTGGTCTACAAGCTCAGGGTCCGTGATTACTCAAAATTATGTGTTCATTGTTAAGGTGACACTCTTTGGTCTTCTCCAATCCCTTCTGAAAATAGCTCTGCTTGACTGCAACCTAACTGTACatgtatacaggatgtttcggCATAaccatgtgaaaaaaaaagaaaaaagaaagaaaatcacAAAAAGTATGGTATAGAAAATATGCGATTAATGAAATTTATCTGCGAGAGACTTTTGGCATGTACTATACAAGTTATTTTCAcaaattgtaattaaaacaGATTTAATTGTTAACTGTTTAATTGTTGTTAACTTTTTCATTCTGAACGAAGCTTTCATGGTTGCGTATCAGAGTTccaaaacaaagtatattaacTGCAAAATAACATTTTACAAGGTCAATATAATGCAATATATGCGCAATGCAGTGGCAGCTTAGAATCAAAGTTAGCTGCGTATACATGATTTTGCAATGTCCTTAAACAACGAGCGAGTCTCCAAAACCCCCAAATCGCATGAGTGCACACTCACATGTGCCTCGTGAACCCCAGACTAAGAGTCACTACCACACACTACATAcacgtaaataaataaatatatatatataagataaaaaacgaaaaaattgaATATGTGAAATGGTGACACGATACCTGGTCTAGGAGAGCATCTTTAAAGCCAAGATTCTTTGCAATACTTCTCGCCTGCTCATCTGTAATTCCCTTCTTGATGTCAACTGGCTCCTGTCACAGACAACGCATGTAATAAGGTGACTGCATCAGTCCTCAAAAGAGCACTGCACATTCTTCCAGCAATGCTTGTTGTTTGGAAAACTTTTTCTCTGGTGCTACATGACTTCAGAATGTAGAGTGAATTCAACTGAGAGAGGCAAAACTCATTTGACACCAGAAATGAAACAGCAGAAGCAGCACATGATAACAGAAATGTAGACAGGGCTAGTTGGATTATGCCAGTTTACATTTTGTCAGGggcttctggttttcggttgttgttgtttattgtaTTCATCCAAATCATACACAATTGACAAGGGGGTCCAGTAAGAGAGCTAGAGAAAGGGCTTCCCCACTACAGAGTATTGATAATAAACTGGTAATAAATA
It encodes the following:
- the LOC135400323 gene encoding succinate--CoA ligase [GDP-forming] subunit beta, mitochondrial-like is translated as MEVMRLTRAFRLGHLFTKQVPAVHISARWLNLHEYQSKQLMADNGVTVQKFKVAENLSQAQEISKSLNVEEFVIKAQILAGGRGKGTFSSGLRGGVKLTKDPDQVAKYVEQMLGHNLVTKQTSKDGVKVNKVMIAEAMDIARETYLAILMDRAHNGPVIVASPAGGVDIEDVAEKTPELIFKEPVDIKKGITDEQARSIAKNLGFKDALLDQAAEQIKQLYNLFIKVDATQVEVNPFGETPDGRVVCFDAKINFDDNAAFRQEQIFEQEDVAESDPREVLAAKHHLNYIGMDGNIACLVNGAGLAMATMDIIQLHGGSPANFLDVGGNVKEDQVTQAFKILTEDPRVKAVLVNIFGGIVNCATIANGITNACRTINLKVPLVVRLEGTNVEEAKFILKNSGLPITSALDLDDAARKAVASLKG